A section of the Rossellomorea marisflavi genome encodes:
- the kapD gene encoding 3'-5' exonuclease KapD: protein MGSEGQLVFIDFEFSMPERQKVPKDFHPEIIETGVVVVNGGKVIDTFSCYIKPVFFPRLTNRCKRFLSITQADVDGGRSFKEMHDYFTSLDQLGVKEVVTWGNMDMKVLRDSCSRLGMAFPFHARFVDLSMEYKRFFGDQNQTGLWKAVQEYGREGVGKHHKALDDAMTTQHIYHLVEKDKKYLEKAEPTTIGDRIDLSKFYNQLA from the coding sequence ATGGGAAGTGAGGGACAGCTTGTTTTCATTGATTTTGAGTTTTCAATGCCCGAGCGGCAGAAGGTCCCGAAGGATTTTCATCCGGAAATCATCGAGACCGGTGTGGTCGTGGTGAACGGAGGGAAAGTCATCGACACCTTTTCCTGCTATATCAAGCCGGTCTTCTTCCCTAGGCTTACGAATCGATGCAAAAGGTTCTTATCCATCACTCAGGCCGATGTAGATGGGGGACGTTCGTTCAAAGAGATGCATGATTATTTCACGTCATTGGACCAGTTGGGCGTAAAGGAAGTGGTCACCTGGGGGAATATGGACATGAAGGTGCTCAGGGACAGCTGTTCTCGCCTTGGGATGGCCTTCCCTTTCCATGCACGATTCGTTGACCTTTCCATGGAATATAAGCGGTTCTTCGGTGATCAGAACCAGACGGGGCTGTGGAAGGCCGTGCAGGAATACGGACGTGAGGGTGTGGGGAAACATCACAAAGCACTTGATGACGCCATGACGACCCAGCATATCTATCATCTGGTGGAAAAGGATAAAAAATACCTCGAAAAAGCCGAGCCCACCACCATCGGAGACCGGATCGACCTTTCGAAATTCTATAATCAGCTTGCATGA
- a CDS encoding Na(+)/H(+) antiporter subunit B — MKTNDVILQTVTKVTVFIIILFSLRLFFSGHYTPGGGFIGGLMTAGALVLLLLAFDLKTVANILPIDYKIVTAIGLLFAIGTAAGALLFNVPFLTHAFDYFTLPIIGKTSLHTAVLFDTGVYLVVVGVTMTIIQTIGVSD; from the coding sequence ATGAAGACGAATGATGTAATTCTCCAAACCGTAACGAAAGTAACTGTGTTCATTATCATCCTGTTCTCCCTTCGCCTCTTCTTCTCCGGTCACTATACTCCAGGAGGAGGCTTCATCGGGGGACTCATGACAGCAGGAGCCCTCGTCCTGCTGCTCCTGGCATTCGACCTGAAGACAGTTGCGAATATCCTGCCCATCGATTATAAGATCGTAACGGCAATCGGCCTTCTGTTCGCCATCGGGACGGCGGCAGGGGCACTATTATTCAATGTACCGTTCCTGACGCACGCGTTTGACTATTTCACCCTGCCGATCATCGGGAAGACGTCCCTTCACACGGCAGTCCTGTTCGATACCGGGGTGTATCTCGTCGTCGTCGGCGTCACGATGACCATCATCCAAACGATTGGGGTGAGCGATTAA
- a CDS encoding kinase-associated lipoprotein B, translated as MKNIQIGDYVTAFYKTGTYIGEVTGERPGSYVVKVLAVVKHPRQGDLHNPGKVDVPLFHERKALAFREQSNIPDKMVKPYEGTIPEYNESLLTAFKEFKEKLSVDPTPHDVKSLEALSEIQKEYALMYGIEF; from the coding sequence ATGAAAAATATCCAAATTGGTGATTATGTCACGGCCTTTTATAAGACAGGCACCTATATCGGAGAGGTGACGGGGGAACGCCCGGGGAGTTATGTGGTGAAGGTACTGGCCGTTGTGAAGCATCCGCGCCAGGGAGATCTTCACAACCCGGGAAAAGTGGACGTACCGCTCTTTCATGAGAGAAAAGCACTAGCTTTCCGTGAACAGTCAAACATTCCCGATAAAATGGTCAAGCCATATGAAGGGACAATTCCCGAATACAACGAATCATTACTTACTGCTTTCAAGGAATTCAAGGAGAAACTCTCCGTCGACCCGACGCCCCATGATGTGAAAAGCCTTGAAGCACTGTCCGAAATCCAGAAGGAATATGCCTTGATGTACGGAATTGAGTTTTGA
- a CDS encoding nitroreductase family protein translates to MTGFTELMKERRSASNFLPDHPIQSNEMNEIFELVKLSPSAFNLQHTRYIVVTDERVKEELQGAAMGQHKVRSASAVVLLLGDKKAYESAEEIYRGLKMLKIVNEEEFSGMVENTTSFYEGKGSGFQRDEAIRNASLSSMVFMLAAKEKGWDTCPMIGFDAEKVKEILNIEDRYEVVMMISVGKEKRESRKPRGYRKPVSEFVTYIGK, encoded by the coding sequence ATGACCGGTTTTACAGAATTGATGAAAGAACGTCGCTCGGCATCGAATTTTCTTCCTGATCATCCGATCCAATCTAACGAAATGAATGAAATCTTTGAGTTGGTCAAGCTTTCGCCATCTGCGTTCAACCTTCAGCATACGAGGTATATCGTCGTGACAGATGAGAGAGTGAAAGAGGAGCTTCAGGGTGCAGCCATGGGGCAGCATAAAGTACGATCTGCTTCAGCGGTCGTTTTGCTCCTGGGAGATAAAAAAGCGTACGAGTCAGCAGAAGAAATTTATCGGGGATTGAAGATGCTGAAAATCGTGAATGAAGAAGAATTCTCTGGTATGGTCGAGAATACCACCTCTTTCTATGAAGGGAAAGGTAGTGGATTCCAACGGGATGAAGCGATCCGTAATGCGTCCCTGTCTTCCATGGTCTTCATGCTTGCTGCCAAGGAAAAGGGCTGGGACACGTGCCCCATGATCGGGTTCGATGCGGAAAAGGTCAAGGAAATCCTGAACATAGAGGATCGGTACGAAGTCGTCATGATGATCTCTGTTGGGAAAGAAAAGAGAGAAAGCCGAAAACCCCGGGGCTACCGGAAGCCCGTCAGTGAGTTTGTTACATATATCGGTAAATAA
- a CDS encoding peptidylprolyl isomerase, whose translation MKKWILVLLVGLALVLAACGQDNDKSSENKKEPKKEQSSDANVTYPQLTKEVKGNEKLVEMKTSMGTITIKLFPDQAPKAVENFLTHSEKGYYDRLKFHRVINDFMIQGGDPEGTGMGGESIWGKPFEDEFSPELFNLRGALSMANSGPNTNGSQFFIVQNKAVDSKVEEQMKSAGFPKEVIEAYMKNGGTPWLDQKHTVFGQVIEGMDVVDEIAAVEVGEQDAPKEDVIIKSIKVVK comes from the coding sequence ATGAAGAAGTGGATTTTGGTCTTACTGGTCGGCCTGGCCCTCGTGCTGGCAGCCTGTGGACAAGATAACGACAAAAGTTCAGAAAACAAGAAAGAGCCGAAGAAGGAACAGTCGTCGGACGCGAACGTCACCTATCCCCAGCTCACAAAGGAAGTAAAGGGGAATGAGAAGCTTGTAGAGATGAAAACCTCCATGGGAACGATCACGATCAAGCTCTTCCCGGATCAAGCACCGAAAGCCGTCGAGAACTTCCTGACCCACAGTGAGAAAGGGTACTATGACCGCCTCAAGTTTCACCGGGTCATCAATGATTTCATGATTCAGGGGGGAGACCCTGAGGGAACCGGAATGGGTGGTGAAAGCATCTGGGGGAAACCGTTCGAGGATGAGTTCTCTCCAGAACTCTTTAATCTTCGCGGGGCCCTTTCTATGGCGAATTCAGGTCCCAATACGAATGGAAGCCAATTCTTCATTGTACAGAATAAAGCAGTCGACTCCAAGGTTGAAGAGCAGATGAAATCGGCTGGATTCCCTAAAGAGGTCATCGAAGCGTACATGAAAAATGGAGGTACACCGTGGCTCGATCAAAAGCATACCGTTTTCGGTCAGGTGATCGAAGGGATGGACGTTGTGGATGAAATCGCAGCGGTAGAAGTCGGGGAGCAGGATGCTCCGAAAGAAGACGTAATCATCAAAAGCATCAAAGTCGTGAAGTGA
- a CDS encoding Na+/H+ antiporter subunit D: MINLLILPILIPLITATILMFFSKQVKTQRTIAAVSTIGTVIASVILVITVSKEGIQTLNLGSWTAPFGITLVSDMLSALLVLTTSIITLLVTLYSFKSIGRDRERFYYYPVVQFLLVGVNGAFTTGDIFNLFVFFEVMLMSSYVLIVLGGTKVQLREGIKYILVNVISSALFVITVAYLYSVVGTLNMADISQKIASVEQPGILTAIAILFLIVFGLKGAIFPLYFWLPGSYYAPPTPILALFGALLTKVGVYSIIRTYTLFFYHDPGFTHEMLGILAILTIVVGCVGAIGFWDVKKIIIYNIVIAVGVILFGVSTMNGEAMEGSIYYLIHDMIIKAALFLLIGVMISITGTTDVRKMGGLIKEYPWLGWTFLVAAFSLAGIPPLSGFIGKLLILKGSFSSEFYVGAFVILASSLVVLYSVIKIFLNGIWGVPKEYTGISKSHARYLWATSAVLVLLSVFYGLGADAIRPLFSQAAEVLVDPQIYIDAVLKE; the protein is encoded by the coding sequence ATGATTAATTTATTGATTCTACCGATACTCATACCACTTATCACGGCAACGATTCTCATGTTCTTTAGCAAACAGGTGAAGACGCAGCGGACGATCGCAGCGGTTTCCACCATCGGAACCGTTATCGCATCCGTCATCCTCGTTATCACGGTTTCAAAAGAAGGAATCCAGACCTTGAACCTGGGGAGCTGGACGGCACCATTCGGAATCACGCTTGTATCCGATATGCTCTCTGCCCTTCTTGTACTCACTACGAGCATCATCACCCTGCTGGTGACCCTCTACTCCTTTAAGTCGATTGGACGCGACAGGGAACGATTCTATTATTATCCTGTTGTCCAATTTCTTTTAGTCGGGGTGAACGGCGCCTTCACAACAGGGGACATCTTCAATCTGTTCGTCTTCTTTGAAGTGATGCTCATGAGTTCCTATGTTCTCATCGTCCTCGGCGGGACAAAGGTCCAGCTCCGGGAAGGGATCAAATACATACTGGTGAACGTTATTTCATCAGCCTTGTTCGTCATTACCGTTGCCTACCTGTATTCAGTCGTCGGCACCCTGAACATGGCGGATATCTCACAGAAGATCGCAAGCGTGGAGCAACCAGGCATCCTGACAGCCATCGCCATCCTGTTTTTGATTGTTTTCGGCCTGAAAGGCGCCATATTCCCGCTTTACTTCTGGCTGCCAGGCTCATACTACGCACCTCCGACCCCGATCCTGGCCTTATTCGGAGCGTTGCTGACCAAGGTTGGCGTCTATTCGATCATCAGGACCTATACGTTGTTCTTCTATCACGATCCAGGGTTCACCCATGAGATGCTTGGCATACTGGCAATCCTGACCATCGTTGTCGGATGCGTGGGTGCCATTGGGTTCTGGGATGTGAAGAAGATCATCATTTATAATATCGTCATCGCCGTCGGGGTCATCCTATTCGGGGTTTCCACAATGAACGGTGAAGCGATGGAAGGCTCCATCTACTATCTCATTCACGATATGATCATCAAGGCCGCTCTCTTCCTTCTGATCGGCGTCATGATATCCATAACCGGTACGACAGATGTCCGGAAGATGGGCGGTCTGATCAAGGAGTATCCTTGGCTGGGCTGGACCTTCCTGGTAGCAGCTTTCTCACTGGCGGGCATCCCTCCCCTCAGTGGCTTCATAGGGAAACTATTGATTCTGAAGGGAAGTTTCTCCTCGGAATTCTACGTGGGGGCTTTCGTCATTCTGGCCTCAAGCCTGGTGGTCCTTTATTCCGTCATCAAGATCTTCCTGAATGGTATCTGGGGTGTACCAAAAGAATACACCGGTATCTCTAAAAGTCATGCACGCTATCTATGGGCAACTTCCGCCGTCCTTGTCCTCCTTTCCGTGTTTTACGGTTTGGGCGCAGATGCAATCCGCCCGCTATTTTCACAGGCGGCCGAAGTACTCGTGGATCCGCAAATCTATATTGACGCAGTGTTAAAGGAGTGA
- a CDS encoding Na+/H+ antiporter subunit E produces MAFQILLNFILAFVWMFLSVSFTAPSFIVGYLLGLLIILAMRRFFPDRFYLWRVVASISLLLLFLKELIKANVDVLKTVLKPKLDFQPGIFAYETNLKKDWEVTLLANLITLTPGTLVMDVSMDKKILYVHAIDLPDKDAVIDDIRNSFEKAIMEVSR; encoded by the coding sequence ATGGCTTTTCAAATCTTATTGAACTTTATCCTGGCATTTGTCTGGATGTTCCTATCCGTCTCCTTTACCGCTCCTTCATTCATTGTCGGCTATCTGCTCGGCTTGTTGATCATCCTTGCCATGAGGCGATTCTTCCCGGATCGCTTCTACCTTTGGCGGGTGGTGGCTTCCATCAGCCTGCTGTTGTTATTCCTGAAGGAACTCATCAAAGCAAACGTAGATGTATTGAAAACGGTCCTTAAACCCAAACTCGATTTCCAGCCGGGGATCTTTGCATACGAGACCAATCTGAAAAAGGATTGGGAAGTCACCTTGCTTGCCAATCTGATCACGCTGACACCAGGGACACTTGTGATGGATGTTTCCATGGATAAGAAGATCCTCTATGTGCACGCCATCGATCTTCCCGATAAAGACGCGGTCATCGATGATATCCGCAATTCTTTCGAAAAAGCCATCATGGAGGTGAGCCGCTGA
- a CDS encoding Na(+)/H(+) antiporter subunit F1, translating to MLGLIYRVIKGPTTPDRVVALDALGVNLIAIVALVSMLIDSDAFLEVILLLGILAFIGTVSFSKFLEKGAIIERDRNR from the coding sequence ATGCTGGGACTCATTTACCGGGTCATCAAGGGACCTACCACCCCCGACAGGGTTGTGGCGTTGGACGCCCTAGGGGTAAACCTGATTGCCATCGTTGCACTCGTCTCCATGCTGATCGATTCCGATGCCTTCCTGGAAGTCATTCTATTGCTCGGAATCCTCGCCTTCATCGGGACGGTGTCATTCTCCAAATTCCTTGAGAAAGGAGCGATCATCGAACGTGACCGAAATCGTTAA
- a CDS encoding Na(+)/H(+) antiporter subunit C produces MELLMAIVIGILFTCAVYLMLSKSLLRIIIGTAVLSHGAHLLILTVSSLKRGAAPLLGQHAESYVDPLPQALILTAIVISFGVTAFFLVLAYRAYQELGTDNMDQLRGNEGND; encoded by the coding sequence ATGGAATTATTAATGGCCATTGTCATTGGGATCCTGTTCACCTGTGCAGTGTATCTCATGCTTTCAAAAAGTTTACTTAGGATCATCATCGGCACCGCTGTTTTGAGCCATGGCGCCCACCTTCTCATCTTGACGGTGAGCAGCCTGAAGAGAGGGGCAGCCCCGCTGCTCGGACAGCATGCGGAATCCTACGTCGATCCGTTACCGCAGGCACTGATCCTGACAGCGATCGTCATCAGCTTCGGTGTAACGGCCTTTTTCCTGGTCCTCGCCTACAGGGCCTATCAGGAGCTCGGTACCGATAATATGGATCAGTTGAGAGGAAACGAAGGAAATGATTAA
- a CDS encoding transglycosylase domain-containing protein: protein MRTFAGYIAISCIVAVFFTTLFFSAGEVKKAGEFQDALESKVNKEHMNVNRTSLMKDADGRVFSEINRPFRLYTEDEDIPDFAKDIIITSEDQNFYEHVGFDAGAILRAVVKNLVFTHIQQGGSTITQQLARNMYLGQEKTYNRKLTELFYAGQIEKNLTKDEIMEMYLNVIYFSNGVYGIGTASQYYFSKPVTELNQGEISFLASIPNNPGKYDPIKHFDETKKRQERLLELLVTSEKLTEKEAVKIKKTPIHLKVKKAVEEYPDYAFYVEHELKELIGEKEGFADELADAGSEEERDGILKEWDERFHAVISSGVIINTALDPAMQKKSTKALNDTLESTELEGASASIDNKTRKIVAITGGKNYKEYNFHHAFQAFRQPGSAIKPLLVYGPYMEKLHPSLQETIDGNQYCIKGYCPVNYGNASPGMVTISQAFAQSYNGPALRMMEKVGVDQAFGFIRPFHFQKVSKEDKTFAASVGGFTYGMSPLEMTNAYTSFIDGKYTPARAITDVTDSEGNLLYQWKDNATEVWSKSTTAQMRSLLHQGAVSGTGKPAYVSRPYVGIKTGTTNQYHDFWVMGLTDRYTTGVWVGHDTPENMSSIESWRPGHRIWKQIMK, encoded by the coding sequence ATGAGAACTTTTGCAGGATATATCGCCATCAGTTGTATCGTTGCCGTCTTTTTCACCACCTTGTTTTTTTCCGCCGGGGAAGTGAAGAAAGCCGGTGAATTCCAAGATGCACTGGAATCAAAGGTAAATAAGGAGCATATGAACGTAAACCGCACGTCCCTGATGAAGGATGCGGACGGTCGGGTGTTTTCCGAGATCAACCGCCCATTCAGGCTTTACACGGAGGATGAGGACATACCTGACTTTGCGAAGGATATCATCATCACGAGTGAAGATCAGAATTTTTACGAACATGTTGGATTCGATGCCGGTGCGATCCTTAGGGCAGTGGTGAAAAACCTTGTTTTCACCCATATCCAGCAGGGAGGCAGCACCATCACCCAACAGCTCGCCCGCAATATGTACCTGGGTCAGGAAAAGACGTATAACCGGAAGCTGACAGAGCTCTTCTACGCCGGTCAGATCGAAAAAAATCTGACCAAGGATGAGATCATGGAAATGTATTTGAACGTGATTTACTTCAGTAATGGCGTGTACGGAATCGGAACGGCTTCCCAGTATTATTTCAGCAAGCCCGTGACCGAACTCAACCAAGGGGAAATCTCCTTCCTCGCTTCCATCCCGAATAACCCGGGGAAATATGATCCGATCAAGCACTTCGATGAAACGAAAAAACGTCAGGAGCGGTTGCTCGAGCTTCTGGTCACATCGGAGAAACTCACGGAGAAAGAGGCCGTGAAGATCAAAAAGACCCCAATCCATTTAAAGGTTAAGAAAGCAGTTGAAGAATATCCGGACTATGCCTTTTATGTCGAACACGAACTGAAGGAACTGATCGGAGAAAAAGAAGGGTTCGCAGACGAGCTTGCAGATGCCGGATCTGAAGAAGAGCGGGACGGGATCCTGAAGGAATGGGATGAACGGTTCCATGCCGTGATTTCTTCCGGCGTCATCATCAACACCGCCCTGGACCCCGCCATGCAGAAGAAAAGCACGAAAGCACTGAATGATACACTTGAGTCTACTGAACTAGAGGGAGCGAGTGCTTCCATCGACAACAAGACCCGTAAGATCGTTGCCATCACAGGCGGAAAAAACTATAAGGAATATAATTTCCACCATGCCTTCCAAGCGTTCAGGCAGCCAGGGTCCGCCATCAAACCGCTCCTGGTCTATGGTCCCTATATGGAGAAGTTGCACCCCTCCCTGCAGGAAACGATTGATGGAAATCAATACTGCATCAAGGGATACTGCCCCGTGAACTACGGGAATGCGAGTCCCGGCATGGTGACGATCAGTCAGGCATTCGCCCAATCGTATAACGGTCCCGCCCTTCGCATGATGGAAAAGGTGGGCGTGGATCAGGCCTTCGGATTCATCCGCCCGTTCCACTTCCAAAAGGTAAGCAAGGAGGATAAGACCTTTGCGGCTTCAGTCGGAGGATTCACCTATGGGATGAGCCCCCTTGAAATGACGAATGCCTATACGTCCTTCATCGACGGGAAGTATACACCGGCAAGGGCCATCACCGACGTGACGGATTCCGAGGGGAACCTCCTGTATCAATGGAAGGACAACGCAACGGAAGTTTGGTCGAAATCCACCACTGCTCAAATGAGATCGCTCCTTCATCAAGGAGCGGTTAGCGGGACTGGCAAACCTGCCTATGTCTCCAGGCCCTATGTGGGGATCAAGACGGGGACGACCAACCAATATCATGATTTTTGGGTCATGGGCCTCACCGATCGCTACACCACAGGGGTCTGGGTCGGCCATGATACACCTGAAAACATGAGCAGCATAGAATCATGGCGGCCTGGACACAGGATTTGGAAGCAGATCATGAAATAA
- a CDS encoding Na+/H+ antiporter subunit A, producing MTLLHWAILSPFLFAILIPFLYKAFRKIHTGWFVLILPVVLFVYFFRFISLTKNGGTVTETVNWMPSFGIQFTAYVDGLGLLFAMLITGIGALVVLYSIYYLDKAKEQLHNFYVYLLMFMGAMLGVVLSDNLITLYMFWEFTSISSFLLIGYWYQKERSRYGALKSMLITVFGGLSMLGGIILLYLMGGTFSIRELVGMSDQLVTDPLFMGALILILLGAFTKSAQFPFHIWLPDAMEAPTPVSAYLHSATMVKAGIYLVARMSPIFATSGVWIWLVGGIGLFTVFWGSFNAVRQKDLKGILAFSTISQLGMIMSLLGIGGAALHYNQLDENIYMAATLAAVFHLINHATFKGSLFMVAGIVDHETGTRDIRKLGGLMSFMPITFTIAIIGAFSMAGLPPFNGFLSKEMFFTGMINVLSLDIFNFETFGALFPVLAWVGSIFTFVYSMILVFKTFTGKYQPEKLEKKPHEAPIGMLISPIILASLVVIFGFFPNILSDRILAPAVEAIVPSLIADGQTVKTEISFWHGFSPELFMTIGVIAIGVILYLTLSKWEKIYRVLPQRLSLNSLYDGGLRGSERGAYSFMNGHMTGFIRTYLVYIFTFFVGISLFSLWCNNAFSLEMDEMAPIGIYEVAVALLLVVSTVMILFAKSRLTSIILLGATGYTVSLFFVVFRAPDLALTQLVIETVSVALFLLCFYHLPKLSRHEERMGFKLGNAVIALGVGVTVTLFAISAYSTKLFDSISEYYIKNVYEEAAGKNMVNVILVDFRGFDTLFEITVLAIASLGIFAMIKLRMTRRDEG from the coding sequence GTGACACTGCTACACTGGGCAATCTTATCGCCTTTTTTATTCGCCATACTGATTCCGTTCCTGTATAAGGCGTTCCGCAAGATCCACACCGGCTGGTTCGTCCTGATCCTGCCCGTAGTCCTGTTCGTCTACTTCTTCCGCTTCATCTCATTGACGAAGAATGGGGGTACGGTAACGGAAACCGTCAATTGGATGCCTTCCTTCGGTATCCAATTCACCGCGTATGTGGATGGTCTCGGCCTCCTGTTCGCCATGCTCATCACAGGAATCGGGGCGCTTGTCGTCCTGTACTCGATCTACTACCTGGATAAGGCAAAAGAACAGCTACATAACTTCTATGTCTATTTACTCATGTTCATGGGGGCCATGCTCGGGGTCGTGCTATCGGATAACCTGATCACCCTCTATATGTTCTGGGAGTTCACTTCCATTTCTTCCTTCTTACTGATCGGATATTGGTATCAGAAGGAACGTTCGAGATACGGAGCACTGAAATCGATGCTCATCACCGTATTCGGGGGCCTTTCCATGCTCGGGGGAATCATACTCCTCTATCTCATGGGTGGTACATTCAGCATCAGGGAACTGGTGGGGATGAGCGATCAGTTGGTAACGGACCCGCTATTCATGGGGGCACTGATCCTGATCCTTCTTGGGGCATTCACCAAATCTGCCCAGTTCCCATTCCATATCTGGCTGCCTGATGCCATGGAAGCACCGACTCCAGTCAGTGCCTACCTTCACTCAGCCACGATGGTCAAAGCAGGGATCTATCTTGTAGCCAGGATGAGTCCAATCTTTGCCACTTCGGGTGTATGGATCTGGCTTGTTGGCGGAATCGGATTATTCACCGTGTTCTGGGGTTCATTCAATGCTGTCCGTCAAAAGGATCTGAAAGGGATCCTTGCCTTCTCCACAATCAGTCAACTGGGGATGATCATGTCCTTATTGGGTATTGGAGGAGCAGCGCTTCATTACAATCAACTGGACGAAAACATTTATATGGCTGCAACCCTTGCGGCCGTGTTCCATCTGATCAATCACGCAACATTTAAGGGAAGCCTGTTCATGGTCGCAGGAATCGTCGATCACGAAACCGGGACAAGGGATATCCGTAAGCTCGGCGGACTGATGAGCTTCATGCCCATCACCTTCACCATTGCCATCATCGGAGCATTCTCCATGGCGGGGCTGCCTCCATTCAACGGCTTCCTCAGTAAGGAGATGTTCTTTACTGGAATGATCAATGTTCTTAGCCTTGATATCTTCAACTTTGAAACGTTCGGGGCGCTTTTCCCGGTGCTGGCCTGGGTGGGAAGCATCTTCACCTTCGTCTACAGCATGATCCTCGTCTTCAAGACGTTCACAGGGAAGTATCAGCCTGAGAAGCTCGAGAAGAAACCGCATGAAGCACCGATAGGGATGCTGATTTCTCCGATCATCCTTGCTTCCCTGGTAGTCATTTTTGGTTTCTTCCCGAACATTTTATCGGATCGGATCCTTGCTCCAGCAGTAGAAGCCATCGTACCGAGTCTGATTGCCGACGGACAGACCGTGAAGACGGAAATCTCCTTCTGGCACGGCTTCAGTCCGGAGCTGTTCATGACGATCGGTGTCATAGCCATCGGAGTGATCTTGTATCTTACCCTTTCAAAATGGGAGAAGATCTATCGGGTATTACCGCAAAGGCTTTCCCTTAATTCCTTATATGATGGAGGATTACGTGGGAGCGAACGTGGGGCTTACAGTTTCATGAACGGACATATGACAGGGTTCATCCGCACTTACCTTGTTTATATCTTTACGTTCTTTGTCGGGATCTCCCTCTTCAGCCTCTGGTGTAACAATGCCTTCTCCCTGGAGATGGACGAAATGGCCCCGATCGGGATCTATGAGGTGGCTGTCGCACTCCTTCTTGTGGTCAGTACCGTCATGATCCTGTTCGCGAAGTCTCGCCTGACATCCATCATCCTGTTGGGCGCAACCGGTTATACGGTATCCTTGTTCTTCGTGGTGTTCAGGGCTCCAGATCTTGCCCTGACACAGCTCGTCATCGAGACCGTGTCGGTTGCCCTATTCCTCCTTTGCTTCTACCACCTGCCAAAATTGAGCAGGCATGAAGAACGCATGGGCTTCAAGCTTGGGAATGCAGTGATTGCCCTAGGCGTCGGTGTGACCGTGACACTGTTTGCCATCTCGGCTTACAGCACGAAACTATTTGATTCGATTTCAGAGTATTACATCAAGAACGTTTATGAGGAAGCGGCCGGTAAGAATATGGTCAATGTCATCCTCGTCGACTTCCGTGGCTTCGATACATTGTTTGAGATCACCGTTCTTGCCATCGCATCTCTCGGGATCTTCGCTATGATCAAACTGAGGATGACAAGGAGGGATGAAGGATGA
- a CDS encoding DUF5366 family protein codes for MKNTYLTSYLPILSILLFSLTFSVYGVGVFETLSKKIGVYAGMSEFLSEMQLKLAILILLMMVFFMILSALKLIAETINGISMLFFSIDSEGELYNKVRPGSMIYFIGGLVSVLSLQSFKGLIAIFVLTSAVYFFYFVNKISSSLTKAGLLGVVTMQLFSWAALILTIFFVLIRLYNGLMASLPIISEVKL; via the coding sequence TTGAAGAATACATATTTAACGAGCTATCTGCCTATTTTGTCCATCCTTTTGTTCAGCCTGACGTTTTCGGTTTACGGGGTGGGCGTGTTCGAAACGCTTTCCAAAAAGATCGGCGTCTATGCGGGAATGAGCGAATTCCTTTCCGAAATGCAGCTGAAGCTGGCCATCCTTATTCTGCTTATGATGGTCTTCTTTATGATTCTATCTGCCCTGAAACTCATCGCAGAGACGATCAACGGCATTTCCATGCTGTTCTTCTCAATTGATTCAGAGGGTGAACTGTATAATAAAGTCCGTCCGGGTTCGATGATCTATTTTATCGGAGGACTGGTTTCCGTCCTCAGCTTGCAATCATTCAAGGGATTGATCGCCATCTTTGTTTTGACCTCGGCGGTTTACTTCTTTTATTTTGTGAATAAAATCAGCTCTTCCCTTACCAAAGCCGGCCTGCTTGGTGTCGTCACCATGCAGCTTTTCTCATGGGCCGCCCTCATCCTGACGATTTTCTTCGTTCTTATTAGACTTTACAACGGCCTGATGGCTAGCCTCCCGATCATATCGGAGGTCAAGCTGTAA
- the mnhG gene encoding monovalent cation/H(+) antiporter subunit G yields the protein MTEIVNYIIGFFLLAGGFLSLVASFGVLRLPDVYTRNHAASKSATLGIMCILLGTFLYFYIVHGIFNSKVLLAIVFIFVTAPVGGHLIARAAYHSGAKLWDKSVRDDLKDKEKYDRQHS from the coding sequence GTGACCGAAATCGTTAACTATATTATCGGATTCTTTCTTCTTGCAGGCGGATTCCTCAGCCTAGTGGCATCGTTCGGAGTGCTCAGGCTTCCTGATGTTTACACACGTAACCATGCGGCTTCGAAAAGTGCCACACTCGGAATCATGTGTATTCTGCTCGGGACATTCCTTTATTTCTATATTGTGCATGGCATCTTCAATTCCAAGGTCCTACTGGCCATCGTGTTCATCTTTGTCACTGCGCCGGTCGGTGGTCACCTCATCGCCCGCGCAGCCTATCATTCAGGGGCTAAACTCTGGGATAAAAGTGTTCGGGATGACCTGAAGGACAAGGAAAAATATGATCGACAACATTCATAA